Below is a genomic region from Enterobacter hormaechei subsp. xiangfangensis.
AGTTGAACTTGCGGTTTTGGTCCTACCAATCATGCGTAAAGCTATCCATCGTTCACAGTTTCGATGCTCCACTTCACAAAAGCATTGCTCAATAGCAACACTTGGTTAACCATTTATTGCCATTAACCCTACATCACAATATTGGAAGGACCACTTTTACACTAAGTGTGACGCTGAGATGAGCAGAGACTCACCCGACGAACACCCGTGTGGTCCTCAGGAGACCTGCATGAGCCTCTGGCAACAAAACTACGATCCGGCCGGGAATATCTGGCTGTCGAGCCTGATCGCATCGCTACCGATCCTGTTCTTCTTCTTTGCGCTGATAAAGCTCAAGCTGAAGGGCTACCTTGCCGCAACGTACACCGTTGCCATCGCCCTGCTGGTGGCGCTGTTCTTCTATAAAATGCCGGTCGATCGCGCGCTGGCCTCCGTGGTGTATGGTTTCTTCTACGGCCTGTGGCCGATTGCGTGGATCATCATCGCCGCTGTCTTTGTCTACAAAATCTCGGTGAAAACCGGGCAGTTCGACATTATTCGCTCGTCGATTCTCTCTATTACACCGGACCAGCGTTTACAGATGCTGATTGTCGGTTTCTCCTTCGGGGCGTTCCTTGAAGGGGCGGCAGGATTCGGCGCGCCGGTGGCGATCACCGCCGCTCTGCTGGTCGGGCTGGGCTTTAATCCGCTGTATGCCGCTGGCCTGTGCCTGATTGTGAACACCGCCCCGGTGGCGTTTGGCGCGATGGGCATTCCGATTCTGGTGGCGGGCCAGGTGACCGGGCTGGACAGCTTCGAGATCGGCCAGATGGTGGGCCGCCAGCTGCCGTTCCTGACCATTATCGTACTGTTCTGGATCATGGCGATTATGGACGGCTGGCGCGGCGTGAAGGAGACCTGGCCTGCGGTGATGGTAGCGGGCGGTTCGTTCGCCATTGCCCAGTATCTCAGCTCCAACTTCCTCGGCCCGGAACTGCCGGACATCATCTCTTCCCTGGTGTCGCTGGTCTGCCTGACGCTGTTCCTGAAACGCTGGCAGCCGGTACGTATCTTCCGCTTTGCTGACATGGGCGCATCGCACGTGGATCAGACGCTGGCGCGCACCGGCTATACCGCCGGACAGATTGTGCGCGCGTGGTCACCGTTCCTGTTCCTGACCGCCACCGTGACGCTGTGGAGCATTCCGCCGTTTAAAGCCCTGTTCGCCCCGGGCGGCGCGCTGTACGACATGGTGATTAATATCTCCGTGCCGTTCCTCGACAAAATGGTCGCCCGTATGCCGCCGGTGGTGCACGACGCCACGCCGTATGCGGCAGTGTTTAAGTTCGACTGGTTCTCAGCCACCGGTACGGCCATCCTGTTTGCCGCTATCCTTTCCGTTGTGTGGCTGCGCATGAAGCCTGCCGCCGCGGTACAGACCTTTGCGGCGACGATTAAAGAGCTGATGCTGCCGATTTACTCCATCGGCATGGTGCTGGCGTTCGCGTTTATTTCGAATTACTCCGGCCTGTCGTCGACGCTGGCGTTAGCGCTGGCGCATACCGGCCACGCGTTTACCTTCTTCTCGCCGTTCCTCGGCTGGCTGGGGGTGTTCCTGACCGGTTCAGATACGTCATCTAACGCCCTGTTTGCTGCCCTACAGGCCACGGCCGCGCAGCAGATTGGCGTCTCGGACGTGCTGCTGGTCGCCGCGAACACCACCGGCGGCGTGACCGGGAAGATGATCTCACCGCAGTCCATCGCCATTGCCTGTGCTGCGGTGGGGCTGGTAGGCAAAGAGTCGGATCTGTTCCGCTTTACCGTTAAACACAGCCTGATATTTACCTGCATGGTGGGCGTGATCACCACATTGCAGGCCTATGTCTTAACCTGGATGATTCCATGATAGTGATGCCCAGACGCCTGTCCGACGAGATTGCCACTCGCGTACGGGCGCTGATAGAAGAACAACAGCTGGAAGCGGGCATGAGATTGCCCGCCGAGCGTCAGCTTGCCGCTCAGCTTGGCGTGTCGCGCAACTCACTGCGCGAGGCGCTGGCGACGCTGGTTAGTGAAGGGGTGCTGCTGAGCCGTCGCGGCGGCGGCACCTTCGTGCGCTGGCAGCATGACGACTGGTCCGAACAAAACATCGTGCAGCCGCTGAAGACGCTGATGGAAAACGACCCGGACTACAGCTTCGACATCCTCGAAGCGCGTCACGCCATCGAAACCAGCACCGCGTGGCACGCGGCGATGCGGGCAACCGACGCCGACAAAGAGAAGCTCAAAGCCTGTTTTGAAGCCACGCAAAGCAGCGACCCGGACATCGCCTCCCAGGCGGACGTGCGGTTCCATCTGGCGATTGCCGAGGCCTCGCACAACGTGGTGCTGCTGCAAACCATGCGCGGGTTCTTCGACCTGCTGCAATCCTCCGTGAAGCAGAGTCGCCAGCGCATGTATCTGGTCCCGCCGGTATTTGCCCAGCTGACCGAACAGCACGAGGCGGTGCTCAACGCCATTCTGGCCGGTGATGCCGAGGCCGCGCGCAAGGCGATGATGGCGCATCTCGGCTTCGTGCATACCACCATTAAACGATTCGATGAAGATCAGGCCCGACAGGCGCGTATTACCCGTCTGCCTGGCGAGAGTGATATTTCCAGGGAGAACAAAGCATGATTATTTCCGCAGCCAGTGACTATCGCGCCGCGGCACAGCGCATTTTGCCGCCATTCCTGTTCCACTACATTGACGGCGGGGCGTACGCCGAATATACCCTGCGCCGCAACGTGGAGGACCTGTCGGAAGTGGCCCTGCGCCAGCGCGTGCTGAAAAATATGTCTGACCTGAGCCTTGAGACGAAGCTGTTTAACGAGACGCTCTCCATGCCGGTAGCGCTTGCGCCCGTCGGTTTATGTGGCATGTATGCCCGTCGCGGTGAAGTGCAGGCCGCCGCCGCCGCAGATGCCAAAGGCATTCCGTTTACCCTTTCCACCGTGTCCGTCTGCCCGATTGAAGAAGTCGCCCCGACCATCAAGCGCCCGATGTGGTTCCAGCTGTACGTCCTGCGCGATCGCGGTTTTATGCGCAACGCGCTGGAGCGCGCCAAAGCGGCGGGCTGCTCAACCCTGGTCTTTACCGTCGACATGCCGACCCCCGGCGCGCGCTACCGCGACGCCCACTCCGGCATGAGCGGCCCTAACGCGGCCCTGCGCCGTTACTGGCAGGCGGTGACGCACCCGCAGTGGGCGTGGGATGTCGGGTTGAACGGCCGTCCGCACGATCTGGGCAATATTTCGGCCTACCTGGGTAAACCGACCGGGCTGGAGGACTACATTGGCTGGCTGGCGAACAATTTCGATCCGTCGATCTCCTGGAAAGACCTGGAGTGGATCCGCGAATTCTGGGACGGCCCGATGGTGATCAAAGGGATCCTCGACCCGGAAGATGCCCGCGACGCGGTGCGTTTTGGCGCCGATGGGATCGTGGTCTCTAACCATGGTGGCCGCCAGCTTGATGGGGTGCTCTCCTCCGCCCGCGC
It encodes:
- the lldP gene encoding L-lactate permease; the encoded protein is MSLWQQNYDPAGNIWLSSLIASLPILFFFFALIKLKLKGYLAATYTVAIALLVALFFYKMPVDRALASVVYGFFYGLWPIAWIIIAAVFVYKISVKTGQFDIIRSSILSITPDQRLQMLIVGFSFGAFLEGAAGFGAPVAITAALLVGLGFNPLYAAGLCLIVNTAPVAFGAMGIPILVAGQVTGLDSFEIGQMVGRQLPFLTIIVLFWIMAIMDGWRGVKETWPAVMVAGGSFAIAQYLSSNFLGPELPDIISSLVSLVCLTLFLKRWQPVRIFRFADMGASHVDQTLARTGYTAGQIVRAWSPFLFLTATVTLWSIPPFKALFAPGGALYDMVINISVPFLDKMVARMPPVVHDATPYAAVFKFDWFSATGTAILFAAILSVVWLRMKPAAAVQTFAATIKELMLPIYSIGMVLAFAFISNYSGLSSTLALALAHTGHAFTFFSPFLGWLGVFLTGSDTSSNALFAALQATAAQQIGVSDVLLVAANTTGGVTGKMISPQSIAIACAAVGLVGKESDLFRFTVKHSLIFTCMVGVITTLQAYVLTWMIP
- the lldR gene encoding transcriptional regulator LldR; the protein is MIVMPRRLSDEIATRVRALIEEQQLEAGMRLPAERQLAAQLGVSRNSLREALATLVSEGVLLSRRGGGTFVRWQHDDWSEQNIVQPLKTLMENDPDYSFDILEARHAIETSTAWHAAMRATDADKEKLKACFEATQSSDPDIASQADVRFHLAIAEASHNVVLLQTMRGFFDLLQSSVKQSRQRMYLVPPVFAQLTEQHEAVLNAILAGDAEAARKAMMAHLGFVHTTIKRFDEDQARQARITRLPGESDISRENKA
- the lldD gene encoding quinone-dependent L-lactate dehydrogenase, coding for MIISAASDYRAAAQRILPPFLFHYIDGGAYAEYTLRRNVEDLSEVALRQRVLKNMSDLSLETKLFNETLSMPVALAPVGLCGMYARRGEVQAAAAADAKGIPFTLSTVSVCPIEEVAPTIKRPMWFQLYVLRDRGFMRNALERAKAAGCSTLVFTVDMPTPGARYRDAHSGMSGPNAALRRYWQAVTHPQWAWDVGLNGRPHDLGNISAYLGKPTGLEDYIGWLANNFDPSISWKDLEWIREFWDGPMVIKGILDPEDARDAVRFGADGIVVSNHGGRQLDGVLSSARALPAIADAVKGDIAILADSGIRNGLDVVRMIALGADSVLLGRAYLYALATSGQAGVANLLNLIEKEMKVAMTLTGAKSISEISKDSLVQELSKLPAALAPLSQGNAA